Proteins from a genomic interval of Heteronotia binoei isolate CCM8104 ecotype False Entrance Well chromosome 5, APGP_CSIRO_Hbin_v1, whole genome shotgun sequence:
- the LOC132571469 gene encoding monoacylglycerol lipase ABHD6-like, whose amino-acid sequence MDFILLELLLICTGILLIIFLTIYFLWPSALLKFGIWFGREINGLQVRYAEHNGYRFCYLSCGKPGLQPSMLLLHGLTLNKDMWLITLTFFPKNIHVVAVDMPGHGDTTCLPGDSYTTIDHVTRLHQFVECTGLNRKPFHLVGISMGGLFAGVYAANYPSEVCGLSLLSPVGVRCPTETEIMKHLKELCRNHVTENILFIPWTIPQGEELLRIGAYNRIKIPKQFTKGILEMRLPNNDFFLKYFFDTFSDESLYSLHDNISKIKAPTQIIWGKNDQVLDSSGAAILAAGIPHSQVHMLEKCGHAIPLDYPKSSAQLLLDFHESISCVKNKKLA is encoded by the exons ATGGACTTCATTTTGCTTGAACTGCTTCTGATATGCACAGGCATTTTATTGATTATTTTTCTCACAATTTACTTCCTGTGGCCTTCAGCTCTGCTTAAGTTTGGGATATG GTTTGGTCGAGAGATAAATGGGTTGCAAGTGAGATATGCTGAGCATAATGGCTACAGGTTCTGCTACTTGTCCTGTGGGAAGCCTGGCCTTCAGCCCTCCATGCTGTTGCTTCACGGGCTCACACTCAACAAAGACATGTGGTTAATTACCCTCACG TTTTTTCCTAAGAACATCCATGTGGTTGCTGTTGATATGCCTGGTCATGGGGATACCACTTGCTTGCCAGGAGATAGCTACACTACGATTGATCATGTGACAAGGCTACACCAG TTTGTTGAGTGCACTGGCCTGAACAGAAAGCCTTTTCACTTGGTTGGCATCTCCATGGGTGGACTGTTTGCTGGGGTTTATGCTGCTAACTATCCATCTGAAGTCTGTGGCCTGTCTCTCCTTTCTCCAGTTG GCGTGAGGTGTCCAACAGAAACAGAGATCATGAAGCACTTGAAGGAGCTGTGTAGAAACCATGTCACGGAGAACATTCTTTTCATTCCTTGGACTATCCCACAAGGAGAAGAATTGCTCAGAATCGGTGCATACAATCGCATCAAGATACCTAAACAG TTCACAAAGGGAATTTTAGAAATGCGGTTGCCAAACAATGATTTTTTCCTGAAAt ATTTCTTCGACACGTTCAGTGATGAGTCCTTGTACAGCCTTCATGACAACATAAGCAAGATCAAAGCTCCAACACAGATAATCTGGGGGAAAAATGACCAG GTCCTGGATTCATCTGGAGCAGCAATTTTAGCTGCAGGCATTCCTCATTCCCAAGTTCATATGCTGGAGAAATGTGGACATGCCATACCATTAGATTACCCCAAATCATCTGCAcagctcctgctggacttccaTGAGTCAATTTCGTGTGTGAAGAATAAGAAACTGGCATAA